The Sulfurospirillum oryzae genome contains the following window.
AGGTTCACTCTGGCGAATACGATGATCGACGACAAAAAATTCGGTGTTACCATCAAGATGCGCTTTAAGACGTTCATTGACCAGTGCCATATCTTTGGTGTGGACAAGGTTAAGCCATGAAGAGAGTGTTGAAGGATTTTCTTTTGGTTCATACCCCATAAGTTGTTTCCATTTTTGGGAGTAAAAGACAACATCGCTTTTCATATCCCAATCCCAGATCGCCTCATTGCTTCCCTCAAGCGCTAGCTCCAAACGCTCTTTTTGTTGTAAAAGAAGCGATTTGCTTTTATGCAGATGTGCGATGTCTACGATGATGGCAACAAAATCGTTCGAAGAGCCTAAAAGAGGGGCTGTATAGATCATAGCTTGTTTGGTAATGTCATTATCAAACACCAATTCGTGCATGTGCTCGCCACTTTTTGGAAGGGTGTTTAGAAGTTCGGCTGTCTCTTTGCTCATAGCACCAAATGCGCGGCTAAAGGCTTTGTTGGTGTACCACTTAGCATTTTTTTTGTAAAGAGTGGGGAGTGGCAATATTTGAAAAACTTCTTCTTCTTGCAATGCGGCATGTTTAGAGCTGGTAGGTTCGTTTTGAAGTTTTCGAAGACGAAAATAGAGTGTCAATGATAGTGAAAGTAGAAAAACAATAATGGCAAAAAGGACGATTTGAGACATACAACCTCTTTGTATTGGGGTATCCCGCTTTTATGTTCAGCGGGATAAAAAAGCAAA
Protein-coding sequences here:
- a CDS encoding PAS domain-containing protein — protein: MSQIVLFAIIVFLLSLSLTLYFRLRKLQNEPTSSKHAALQEEEVFQILPLPTLYKKNAKWYTNKAFSRAFGAMSKETAELLNTLPKSGEHMHELVFDNDITKQAMIYTAPLLGSSNDFVAIIVDIAHLHKSKSLLLQQKERLELALEGSNEAIWDWDMKSDVVFYSQKWKQLMGYEPKENPSTLSSWLNLVHTKDMALVNERLKAHLDGNTEFFVVDHRIRQSEPLRWINVRGRVIRGKNDQNIRMVGTIRDISERKEEEVKEHLEQERFIAFVENIPALAFIKNTQGNYLYMNQSYQKFIGFKTWKNRNAFDLFDAQTAQNIAETDRLALYEGVVEHEIALPTLEGLQSHFHLYEFIIDEENEKLLCGFSINKPFKE